Proteins from one Malaya genurostris strain Urasoe2022 chromosome 2, Malgen_1.1, whole genome shotgun sequence genomic window:
- the LOC131429588 gene encoding interferon-inducible double-stranded RNA-dependent protein kinase activator A homolog isoform X1, giving the protein MKKQSSEKMDLPPAEDLNGIISGENPPVGQPTGQPKRQSRGVKKSNVGTQDALPIEEALKTELTGSNNMKTPISLLQELLSRRGITPQYDLMQVEGAVHEPTFRYRVSYQDKDAMGTGKSKKEAKHAAAKALIDKLTGISLSDPPVGSLNVKTLEQTVDGDEEPTGNPIGWLQEMCMARRWPPPTYETEMEVGLPHERQFTIACSVLKYREVGKGKSKKIAKRQAAQRMWQRLQDQPLEPNQIVQMLDEEGNEELKAATISGRYAGLKDARIPSLTTGHGQKVSQFHKGLKARSGETLRQLQTTCLNDKNVDFVQMLHDIASEQRFEVTYVDIDEKTMSGRFQCLVQLSTLPVAVCHGSGATAKEAQSAAARNSLEYLKIMTKT; this is encoded by the exons atgaaaaaacaatcatcag AAAAAATGGATTTACCACCAGCGGAAGATTTGAACGGAataatttctggtgaaaacCCACCAGTTGGTCAGCCAACGGGCCAACCAAAACGTCAGTCGCGtggtgtgaaaaaatccaacgtAGGAACtcaagatgctcttccaatcgAAGAAGCTCTCAAAACGGAACTAACGGGGTCCAACAATATGAAGACACCGATATCGCTGTTACAGGAACTACTGAGTCGTCGGGGAATCACACCACAGTACGACTTAATGCAGGTAGAGGGAGCGGTTCATGAACCCACGTTCCGTTATCGAGTGTCTTATCAGGATAAAGATG CTATGGGCACCGGAAAGTCGAAGAAAGAAGCAAAACATGCCGCTGCGAAGGCattaattgacaaattgaccggAATATCACTCAGTGATCCGCCGGTAGGAAGTTTGAACGTCAAAACATTGGA GCAAACCGTCGACGGCGACGAGGAACCGACTGGTAATCCCATCGGGTGGCTTCAGGAAATGTGCATGGCACGGCGTTGGCCACCACCAACCTACGAAACGGAAATGGAAGTTGGTCTGCCGCACGAACGGCAGTTTACTATTGCCTGTTCGGTATTGAAGTACCGCGAGGTAGGCAAAGGTAAAAGCAAGAAAATCGCCAAACGACAGGCTGCCCAGCGAATGTGGCAAAGACTGCAGGATCAACCGTTGGAGCCCAACCAAATCGTGCAAATGCTTGACGAGGAAGGCAACGAGGAG CTGAAGGCCGCAACTATTTCCGGACGGTATGCCGGATTGAAAGACGCTCGAATACCCAGTCTGACTACGGGACACGGTCAGAAGGTTTCGCAGTTTCACAAGGGCTTGAAGGCGCGCAGTGGTGAAACTTTGCGCCAACTGCAG ACCACTTGTCTAAATGATAAAAACGTCGATTTCGTACAGATGCTTCATGACATTGCTTCCGAGCAGCGGTTCGAGGTGACCTACGTAGATATCGACGAGAAAACGATGAGCGGTCGCTTTCAGTGCTTGGTGCAACTGTCCACGCTACCGGTTGCGGTGTGCCATGGTAGCGGTGCCACGGCTAAGGAGGCTCAATCGGCAGCTGCGCGCAACTCACTGGAGTATCTCAAGATAATGACCAAGACCtaa
- the LOC131429588 gene encoding interferon-inducible double-stranded RNA-dependent protein kinase activator A homolog isoform X2, with translation MKKQSSEKMDLPPAEDLNGIISGENPPVGQPTGQPKRQSRGVKKSNVGTQDALPIEEALKTELTGSNNMKTPISLLQELLSRRGITPQYDLMQVEGAVHEPTFRYRVSYQDKDAMGTGKSKKEAKHAAAKALIDKLTGISLSDPPVGSLNVKTLEQTVDGDEEPTGNPIGWLQEMCMARRWPPPTYETEMEVGLPHERQFTIACSVLKYREVGKGKSKKIAKRQAAQRMWQRLQDQPLEPNQIVQMLDEEGNEETTCLNDKNVDFVQMLHDIASEQRFEVTYVDIDEKTMSGRFQCLVQLSTLPVAVCHGSGATAKEAQSAAARNSLEYLKIMTKT, from the exons atgaaaaaacaatcatcag AAAAAATGGATTTACCACCAGCGGAAGATTTGAACGGAataatttctggtgaaaacCCACCAGTTGGTCAGCCAACGGGCCAACCAAAACGTCAGTCGCGtggtgtgaaaaaatccaacgtAGGAACtcaagatgctcttccaatcgAAGAAGCTCTCAAAACGGAACTAACGGGGTCCAACAATATGAAGACACCGATATCGCTGTTACAGGAACTACTGAGTCGTCGGGGAATCACACCACAGTACGACTTAATGCAGGTAGAGGGAGCGGTTCATGAACCCACGTTCCGTTATCGAGTGTCTTATCAGGATAAAGATG CTATGGGCACCGGAAAGTCGAAGAAAGAAGCAAAACATGCCGCTGCGAAGGCattaattgacaaattgaccggAATATCACTCAGTGATCCGCCGGTAGGAAGTTTGAACGTCAAAACATTGGA GCAAACCGTCGACGGCGACGAGGAACCGACTGGTAATCCCATCGGGTGGCTTCAGGAAATGTGCATGGCACGGCGTTGGCCACCACCAACCTACGAAACGGAAATGGAAGTTGGTCTGCCGCACGAACGGCAGTTTACTATTGCCTGTTCGGTATTGAAGTACCGCGAGGTAGGCAAAGGTAAAAGCAAGAAAATCGCCAAACGACAGGCTGCCCAGCGAATGTGGCAAAGACTGCAGGATCAACCGTTGGAGCCCAACCAAATCGTGCAAATGCTTGACGAGGAAGGCAACGAGGAG ACCACTTGTCTAAATGATAAAAACGTCGATTTCGTACAGATGCTTCATGACATTGCTTCCGAGCAGCGGTTCGAGGTGACCTACGTAGATATCGACGAGAAAACGATGAGCGGTCGCTTTCAGTGCTTGGTGCAACTGTCCACGCTACCGGTTGCGGTGTGCCATGGTAGCGGTGCCACGGCTAAGGAGGCTCAATCGGCAGCTGCGCGCAACTCACTGGAGTATCTCAAGATAATGACCAAGACCtaa